From one Lycium ferocissimum isolate CSIRO_LF1 chromosome 7, AGI_CSIRO_Lferr_CH_V1, whole genome shotgun sequence genomic stretch:
- the LOC132063643 gene encoding pathogenesis-related protein PR-4A has product MERVNKLCVAFFMISMMIAMASAQSATNVRATYHLYNPQDINWDLRTASAFCATWDADKPLAWRQKYGWTAFCGPAGPRGQDSCGKCLRVTNTGTGTQATVRIVDQCSNGGLDLDVNVFKQLDTNGLGNQQGHLTVNYEFVNCND; this is encoded by the exons ATGGAGAGAGTTAACAAGTTGTGTGTAGCATTTTTTATGATCAGCATGATGATTGCAATGGCCTCGGCACAGAGTGCTACTAACGTGAGAGCAACATACCATCTTTACAATCCGCAAGACATAAACTGGGATTTGAGAACAGCCAGCGCTTTCTGCGCTACTTGGGATGCTGACAAGCCTCTCGCTTGGCGCCAGAAGTATGGCTGGACCGCTTTTTGTGGTCCTGCTGGTCCTCGTGGCCAAGATTCATGCGGTAAATGCCTGAGG GTGACAAACACAGGAACAGGAACACAAGCAACAGTGAGAATAGTAGATCAATGCAGCAATGGAGGACTTGATTTGGATGTGAACGTGTTTAAACAATTAGACACTAATGGATTGGGCAACCAGCAAGGCCACCTTACTGTCAACTACGAATTTGTCAACTGCAATGACTAA
- the LOC132063642 gene encoding PRA1 family protein F2-like — protein sequence MSDNLSNYGTLPTSTSPTPPPPTTHSARKPPRPPLPPLRPPPPPPPSKSETPTRRPWRVFFDYTLISLPYNYTEAITRVRRNLNYFRVNYTMVILVILFISLVYHPISMIVFLAVCIAWLYYFHEEPIVILGTQLDDRLVLVGLGLVTVIALAFTHVGVNVLVALIIGFLVLGLHGALRGTEDLFLDENEAAEGGLLSVVSEEQIRPSYR from the coding sequence ATGTCTGATAATCTTTCCAATTATGGCACACTTCCAACATCCACGTCaccaacaccaccaccacccaccacccATTCGGCCAGAAAACCACCTCGTCCCCCTCTACCACCACTCCGACCAccacctccaccacccccaTCCAAATCCGAAACCCCCACGCGGCGTCCATGGCGCGTGTTCTTCGATTACACCCTCATTTCCCTTCCTTACAACTACACCGAAGCCATAACGCGCGTGAGACGCAACCTTAACTACTTTCGCGTAAACTACACTATGGTAATCCTCGTTATCCTCTTCATCAGCCTTGTTTACCATCCAATCTCAATGATCGTGTTCTTGGCTGTTTGTATAGCTTGGTTATACTATTTCCATGAAGAACCAATCGTAATTTTGGGTACCCAATTGGATGATCGTCTTGTTTTGGTTGGTTTAGGGTTGGTTACTGTCATCGCGTTAGCGTTTACTCATGTGGGTGTTAATGTTTTGGTTGCTTTGATTATTGGGTTTCTTGTTTTGGGCCTACATGGGGCTTTAAGAGGAACTGAGGATTTGTTCTTGGATGAAAATGAGGCTGCTGAAGGTGGGTTGCTTTCTGTTGTAAGTGAAGAACAAATCAGGCCTAGTTATAGATAG